The genome window AATCCGAACAAGTGAAGAAATCTTTATTTGCCAACTTGGATAAGATTGTAAAGAGCTCTGCTATTTTGGCTTCTAATACAAGCTCTATATCCATTACTCGTCTAGCATCTGCAACGAGCCGACCCTGCCAGGTTTGCTTCACTTTGGCTGTTGATCAATTATATACTGAACGCTGGCTTATGAAACTTATTGAAAGCAGAACTACTTTATTGAAATTCAAATATGTGTGTTGAAGTTCAGGAAAATGCCAAGATTCAAACAATTGCATGCTCACTTCCTTTTTTAAATCCTTCAGAAAGAAGATGTGGGGAATTTATCTGTATcttgttttctttccttttaGACTTATGGAATCTCAACATCTAGGCACTCCTCCCCAAACTGGTAGGATTTGTTGTGGTTTGTATTATGGTTGCACTTTAGTTTGTATGTCCCATCTTTTGTAGTCACCACCTGTACACATAATTCAGTTTGCTTTGTGATGAGATTGCCTACATATCGGTGGAACAACAGATAGAATATTATAATATTGGAATGTGAGGGAATTACTTTTTGTTAAGTGAATAAAGTGGGTGGTAAAGTTGAAGGTGCAAGGCTCCTCGCTGCTAATCAGAAGACATGGGACTAACAAGACTTTTTTTAATGGCTGCTAAAAACAACTGTTGGAATGTCACATGGATATGGATAAGGTTGAAGAAAGACGTTTGCAGAATGATGGTCGCAGTAACTGCTAAGCAACCTTATTTCTCCAAGTGATGGTTTGAAGAAGGATTAATTATCTCATAAAGAAGTTGAGAGTTCTATTCGTGAATAGAACAGAATTATCCCTCTTTACTTTTGTTGCATATTATGTAGAACTCACTGGTCAATTCAATTTGATAGCTTTTTGGCTCCTAAAACACCGCTAGTGGAGGTTTGTAATCATTGTAGGCCACATAAAAATGTATTTTCTTCTTTCTCGTGTGTGTATACACGTGTGTCTCatatatatttgtttttttcTTCTACCTCCTAAATTCTGGTACTTATTAGGGAATATCAAATCCTCAACACAAGCTGACAACGAATTAGACACTTGTAATCATTTGCCTTTCCTGATATGCTCTCTCAATCTGTCTCTGTGCCTCTTTAAAGTAAACTCAAGTAACGTGTACCCATCGACTGCCTAGGGTTCATATAGCTTTTCTATTTTTTATGTTTTCATGGGCAGGTGATCGGCATGCACTTTATGAACCCTCCACCTATTATGAAGCTGGTTGAGATTATTCGGGGTGCAGATACATCAGAAGACACGTATTGTGCCACTAAATGCCTGGCAGAGAGGTAACTGTTAGGAAAACCCTGCGACTAGGATTTACAAAGATTTGCATATTTCCTCAGACATTGTTAAAGAAATTTTCTCCCTGAAATATTTACGCTTTCAGATTAACAGTCACATATAATCTAGCTACATGTCCTACGGGTATAACCATTTGCCTGAGTTTCACCGCGACCAAACACAATCTCATTATGTAGCTGCAAAGCTCCACTTTTACACAATAGATTTGAGCTCTTTCCCAAGTTGTCTTGGCCCAAAAGTATCTTAAGGGGCTCATATTCTTCATGGAGGGTTGCGCTGTGATGGTTTTAAGAACTAAGATTTACAATTGGCTTATCTTAGATACTTGGCTTAGAGAACCTCCCATCCACTTGTTGCTGTCTCAAGTCTTTAAGCTTCTTCAGATTGAATATAAAATTTTTCTTTAGGTGGATATTTCATGAAATTGAGTCTCATGTCATTTCctatattttattttcatttagATTGCCATATCGGAATGAAATGGGAGGATTCATATATGTAACACAGATAGTTTGAAATAGAGACATAGTTGATTGATTGACAGATGCAGCCAAAAAACGAGAAAGGATCCTTGTTACGTATCCTCTGTCACAAGATGCGAGATTGTTTAGTCACCTGAACATCTCTACATAAGTTGTTTTATAATGCTTCATAAGCAGCATGGACAAAAATTATACAGTATCTGTTATTTCTAATGTATGAGATGAATTAAAAGAAAGGCAAAAGAATTTATCTTATCCTCTACTTGCAAAAGACTAGTCTCTTATCCTCTGGAAAGGGGAAGAAATCTGCAACTAATTTCTGACTATCTATTATTTGCAGGTTTGGTAAGACAGTTATCTGTTCTCAGGATTATTCTGGCTTCATTGTAAACCGAATTTTGATGCCTATGATTAATGAAGCCTTTCATACACTTTATACCGGAGTTGCAACAAAAGAAGACATCGATACAGGAATGAAGCTGGGAACCAACCATCCTATGGGTCCTTTGGAACTTGCAGATTTTATTGGACTGGATGTTTGTTTGTCGATCATGAAAGTTCTTCATGTCGGTCTAGGGGACGATAAGTATGCGCCGTGCCCTCTCCTTGTGCAGTATGTTGATGCTGGTAGACTTGGTAAAAAGCGAGGCATCGGTGTATATGATTACCGTAGTGCTGCTGCAGACACAGGAAAATCTCCTCGACTTTGATAGCCTTTGCACTTGGAGTTTGTGAAACAACTGCGACTTGTTGAAGTAAGATCCTACGCTGAAATTAAAAAGGGGCACAAAAAATGTAAAATTAAACTTGGTTTCTTCGCGGCATTCCCCTCAATGAAGGCTTATGGAACAATGATAATCACTTCAATTTGTGGTCATCTTTGAAATGATTATGGTTTGATAATAGTGAATGATGATATCCATCCATATTTCATCCGTTTATTAGGTTACTGATTCTCTAAGCTCAACGGTTAAAAATCGTCTTCGATGTTGTTACACAAAGGAGCTACCAATTATTTAAATCAATCTGCTGAATTTTAATTATCAACAAAATATGACTTTCAACTTTGAGCAGTTATTCAACCTTGTGGATGCCGAGCTTCACTAGTACGAAAAAGGTCGTATATGACGGGGGGAGAAATGGTGGAACACCTGTACACATGGTGTACAAAGAAAACTGATAAACCGCACCAaatcgataattcgagtcaaaccggaaaaaaaatccgatgtggtttggtttgatttggtttggtattgaaaaataaaatccaACCATAATTGGCTTGGTTTTATTTTAActtaaaaaagtcaaaccgaaactaaaccaacccgatagtacatttatataattttaaaaaatattttatacatataaatatttattgtaatataatttataaatatttcttaaactttttcacagttttatcttttaacgtattatttcaagtttagacataacattcttgaatggtaaatacaTTTTATAGCCCacaaatgtagtaactcaaacaaaattcaaatcaatactaatgctaacaaaagaaattcaattcaatactaggaatgacgatagtgttggataattaatttagttttacattggtttataatgaaaatgcataacttagtttatctttttctttcgtgcttagttatgtaattaatattagtacttattagctatacttattttagcatgacctatataatatttttagattatgttaatttttattatggcttattaattaacaatatttgttttatgtaattttattattttatctttattattgaatattttagtataatgctatgacttatctcatattattgtgttagtttcttagaaaatacattatatagttgtattttactaggacttaagaaatatttggagcacaagttacatattttatgctatgaagagtTTACCAGGAAAAGAAAATCCGAAAATCCGAAAaaaacccgagattgaaaaatccgAGTTTGTtattttggtttggtttataaatttaaaaatccgatattagtttgatttgataattgaaaaatccgaacgAACCCCACCTATATACACCCCTACTTGTACACCATGGTAAAAGAAAGCACGGTATTTAATCGAATACTGTCGCTAATAGTCCGTTCCATACATGATGGCTTAATTATATCGAGTTATATATTTACATTTCTTAAATTTGATTGAGGTTGTATGGTTGGGAGTAAATAATCACAAATTTTTTCCCGCATTGGATTAATTggtatatttattttttcatcaATTCTAATTTTTCTTTCTGTATGTACACTcttttttcctcatatttttgaTAATTTCACTCTCTAATTTCAATTCAGATTCTTTGAATTAGCTATTTTTTGTCATATTTGATTAATCCATATATCAGAAAGTAAGTTATTTTGTGTctcatttttttttaatgaagAAATTTCAAGGGCAGTCAATTAGATGGACAATGAGTCCACCCATCTTACTTTTTTTTTACTTAAATATCATGCTTTTATTCATGGAGAGTTCAAAATAGTGATGTGAGCCTAACCTCGTCATGTGTTGTATTCTTAGCACAAGACCAAAGTCGTGTGGGTTTCTTTTGTGTCTCATTATGATACGAGGCTTTATGAAAATTTAAGAatcttttaatatattttgggTTTAGGCCACACAATTCTATTAGCCGCCCCCGAAACTTCCACCTGATATTGACAAGCAATAATGTAGCAACTAACAACTAATACAAAAAATACCGGATTGTATAGTTTGTGAAGATTTCATAATATAGTGGATTATATGGATCGGAGTTGAGATGCATGGGTATTGTGACTAGTCTTTTCCATGATAATCTCATTCAAAGTATTCAATCATCCTATTTTATGTGacacatttttatttttaatctatTCCAAGGAGAACTATATCTTTTTATAGTTAGAAATATCTCTAAGTATTTCTAATTTTATCTTTAATGACATAAATTTATAATCACAAAAATTGTCTATgacatttttcaaaactttttatattttttcttaaattaacACCCCTCAAATAAAATGGCAAGGAAGGGGTATATAACAAACACTGTGTGTCTCTACAAGAAATCTTGTATATATCCAACAATATTTATTTAGTGACAATATTAGAGATAAATATCGGAaacaattatttttttcttgacttttaaaataaatttttcgTTAAACATTGACTTTGATGAACAATATAAAAAATGTTTTAACTTTTAACTTTAACGTCAAATTATTTGTTGGCAATTAGTGACACTCACAAGAAACGATCATAATtttcttaaatttattttatgatcAATTCTAATACTGCATTGATTTAAAAAGTTTGAGATCCTACGTACGACTTTACCAGTTCTCTTATTCTAATGCCAATCTAATCTAATATTCAAATAAATATTTACTATTTATCATTAACGATAACGACTACACCTCTTCATATGAATAAATAATTTTGTAAATCACTTTTTTGAGAAATCCTAGTgccccaaacttgaggaacccccaatttgaagctttaaaaatgtaaaaattaaaCCCGTTAGTTATCCATTgcttatccattttctaaatgtataatatgattcttatccatatttgacccatttttaaaaagttcattatccaactcaTTTTTTAGTAGATGATATAGGTGtttaactatttttttaaaaCCATTTTGACCCTCCTAGTCTCTAAATTCCCTCCCTCTTCCCTCCAATTCCGCTCACCTAAATTCCTCCCACCGTAACTCATCATCGCCGGGCGCCGGCAGATACTTTGGTGTCTCTACTCGTCGCTCTATCTCTACTTGTTTATATTGGCAAGCGTGGTTATCACATTCTGGAATTGAGTTTCCTCCTGATTTCGCAAGCATAGTCGTCTCTTTCTTTTAGAGGTGCATCCCGTATTTTAAGTTTATCGGTTCTCGACCATAACATTTTTTGCTTACTGAGTTTTGAATAgattatttatacatattaagTGATTTTTTTAACACTGTTTATCCtcgaaattggataataattaaatttataatgtgGATTTAAGAATACGTGATTTTACTTTATAccgattgataaatatgaagattaaagatagaattatacaataaaataaatcaaatcagTATTTGAGTAGAACTCAACCCTTGAGTTAGAGTATCCTCGAACTGATTGATGCAAGGACAATAAGAACACAATAAGCTGAAGAACAAGAGTGTGAGCGAGgaagaaaattatattgcttttttATCCGTTGTCCCCCTATAACTGGTTAGAACCCCTCTTTATACAGTAGATGTattctatatatggtacaattctaattacagaaggaaattccATGATTAACTAAACAACCGTTCTTGATTCGATCCGTTATGAGATTTCAGCCATGATTTttgaccagtcacggatatctcgcatTTTCGTTATTATGCTATTTTCGATATTGCTCGATGCCTGTCTCGTTTGATCTCGATTGCTGTCGGCCTCGATCTTGGCAAGTGCCTCGAATCTTGATCTCGGTACCTTGTCTTCGTGCCTCGATCCGATCCACTTCGGAGtcgtccttcgatgcaaactcccgGTCTCGATCAAACAATAAAATCTGATGggcccggttttgaccgtatacagatagtccccttgttgttttggagtgtaatgacaagaaacgaattaaGCCTTCAATTTTCTACCTCGATCTGTCATGACGTCATCCATGTGACGTAAGCGATGGAAGTGACTGAAACGTCCCGTCTGTACAATTTCCTAGGtattaaatgcgcgtcagtcgatggtcggccatcgccaatattgaaccgtcgttgtgaaatttataaatagcccCTCTTTCCACCATTTCGAACTTTTACTTTTAGATTCTTAATCTTCAAAGCTTTTTATATCTTCTAACTTCTTCATCGGCAAATCCACGATTTTCACtgctaccatcttctcaaaacacCGAATATTATCATCTTCATCTATCTTTAACTTCAAATccataaaaatggcaaaaacatcaaagactgttcctcaaaaggaaaacgcttcttcatcgcgaccggccggcgacaaaacaccggtggagccacgacctgaaGAGTGTGTTCCCTGGGCTTTATCAGTTGGAGGAGGAACATTGCATTTTTAGCAGGGGTTGGAATTGGTACATTCTCAGCGGGAGTAGTAGAATCAGGAGGTGTTGTGGTTGGGGGAATGCCTTCACCCCTCGGCTGCTCACTTGTAACATCAGGTATCTCATTAACTGCCACACCTGGGGTAGCATTGGCCCTTTGGCcactccttttcttcttcttaggCGTCATCTACTAAAAATaagaacaatgcacgagttaaaagGAGGAACAAACTTACAatcagctctatcgcacgatttaGAATATCAAggaagggtgacattcctaaatgtccaagtagcctcctaattatagatgtggtcgataacacgccgataagaaggactctactagacatggctctgaGATAtcttaggacactttaaaaccttaggctttaaTACCAAGCTTGCCATACCCTAACCTTAGGAagcacgaccggtgctcaaccaaaTATCTTAGTCGAGCTAGCCTACTTTTTTCTTTCTACCCAATCTTCCCATGAAATCGAGAGGATGAATATCAAGAGTTAGACAAACGAGAGAATAACATGTACAACAACAATTCCATTACTTGTATAAACTTATTtacgattttcaaaatatt of Nicotiana tomentosiformis chromosome 7, ASM39032v3, whole genome shotgun sequence contains these proteins:
- the LOC104087174 gene encoding uncharacterized protein, giving the protein MANITSIGVIGAGQMGSGIAQLAAVNGIDVWLYDTDSEALIKAQNSISNIIQRLLSKGQLSQEKSADAVRRLRCSSRLEDLHSVDFVVEAIVESEQVKKSLFANLDKIVKSSAILASNTSSISITRLASATSRPCQVIGMHFMNPPPIMKLVEIIRGADTSEDTYCATKCLAERFGKTVICSQDYSGFIVNRILMPMINEAFHTLYTGVATKEDIDTGMKLGTNHPMGPLELADFIGLDVCLSIMKVLHVGLGDDKYAPCPLLVQYVDAGRLGKKRGIGVYDYRSAAADTGKSPRL